Below is a window of Mus caroli chromosome 2, CAROLI_EIJ_v1.1, whole genome shotgun sequence DNA.
cttctcaatTTCAGCAACATACTTCTCAATTTCTTCAGGATTTAGAATCTGCCCCACAAGAAGCATCATGGTTAATCTCTCCACACAGCACCACAGAGTAGGGAGGCTACTTTTTAACAGCCCTGTGGAGTGCTTCTGGGAGCCAGGCATGACCTCGAAGCAgcagagagggagtcagatgggAGTGGGGATGTTGTTAAGCAAGGGCCAGGAGCTAATAGGAAACAGCCCTGTGAGAAAATAGACTTCAGAGGGANATACCACAGGGCCTGGGGAGGTTTTTCCCCAAGTCACTTCAGCCCTGTAAGCTAAGAAAATGACACCAATAAAGCAAAAACCAATGTCCCTGCACACTCATAACTGGGTGTGTAAGGTCCGGAGCCCTTCCACCCAAAAGTAGGCTTACCTTGAGAGGCTGATCCCGCCTCATGACGGCAAGTTCGATGTTTTTGCCACCTGACTGGACCACCTTGAAGAAGGCAAAGAGTCAAGGTGTGTCTGGCCTCAAAGGTGGAACATCTATTGTCCCAAATGCTGCCAAGTCATGCCTACTCAAGCAAGATGCCCGTGTACCTCCAGCCTGTACAGCAATGGCCCCTGGGGCTCAAGGCCTGTATTTCCAGCTCTATTCACTCTGGCTTAGCCTCCATGCCCCAATTCCACAGTTCAGCAACACAAGCCTCTGGAAGAGACCCAGTCACCTGAGCAGGGGATTCTACAGCACAGCACTGTTTTTCATGTTCTGCCCTCAGGCAAGCCCCAACTGACCAAGCTGTATAAAGAACCCATCAACCATGCCATTGCCACCCAGCAGGCCTACCCTGTTAGGGTTGGGNGATGGGGTCTCCCNAGTACACTCACTTCTAACAGTGCCTTGATCACAAGTTTGATGGTCAGATCATCTGTTTCAATGGCATCATCTGTGTAGTTCTTCTCCAGAAATTCACGCACCGACTTGGCGCCCCGGCCTATAGCATTGGCCTAAAATACACGTGTGTCTTAGTAGAGCCAGTCTGAGTGGCTGGCTAGAGGCTGCCTCCCTCCTTCATGGTCTACAGTTGGCTCTCCAGAAGTGAAGGCACAGACCCAagtcctacttttttttttgaaaaggctATCACCTGGTGTTGATCCTTGCCAACAGTGAAAGTTCTTTTATTATCAAGAGCCACTTAGGGAGATTTCACTCTAGGTCCTCTCACAATCCCATTCCCCATTGATACAATGCCAAACGGGAATGTAAAATGTTTGGATTTCATACACACGTCATGGAACAAACAGGCAGTGCGTGTAAGCTCAGAGGTTATCTGTTTGCTGTTGCTAGCTCATTACCTTCCAATAGCCTAAAGTTCCACTGTTTTGAAGCGACTTACCTTCCAAGCATGGTATGTGCCCGAGGGGTCAGTCTGATAGAGTCTGGGAGTGCCATCAAAGTCAAAACCCACAATTAGGGCCGAGATACCAAATGGCCTGCGCCCATTGCTCTGTGTATAACGCTGAAAGGAAAAAAGTGAGCACCATCAACCACAAAAGTTCATGCCAGACAGACAAGTGGTTagtgcagagagaaaaggaagccgCCTGCAATTCAGATGGATGGAGAGCAGCCTTCAGTGCATCCCTTTCCTCTTAGACacacccaaagatttatttatgtgcatttgtgtcttGTGTCAGGAGGAGGGATTAGATCTCTCGCAAATGGAGTTAGAGACTGCTCGTAAGCTactttgtgagtgctgggaattgaacctgagtcctcagAGCAGCTaatgtccttaactgctgagattATTAGAAGTCATCTCAACACAGGCTGACATGTTCCAACTATAAGCTGTCTCTAAAGTTTATGAGTGTCTTACTACAGAGTTCAGGGTGACTTTCAGCACCCTCTCAACCAGAGCAGCAAGACAAATACTCGTACTCCCCTCCAGAGAGCAGAGTCAGGGTGAATCCAAACCAGAAGGGGCAACAGACTGGCACCTACCTGCTTCAGACTCGCAATGTAGCGGGTGATGTACTCCACAGTCACTGGGTCCTCCACTGTCAGCCGGTGGCTCTGGCACTCTACCCGGGCTCTGTTGATGACTATCCTTGCATCAGCGGTGAGACCTGAGACAAAGGTTCCTGTCAGGGCAGCTCATGGATATACAACAAAGCACACCGGCTTCTGCAAGCTGTTCCAAGNAGCAAGCACANGAACAACTGTGAAAGCAGTTNTGCTGGCACTCAGTTTTGTTTAGGGAATTGAGACTTCTTAGGTTGGATCTGTNGAGGATGGTACCTGACANCTCTAGTGCGAGTTAGGCTCAGCAAGGAGGCTCCTGGACTGGAGAGTCAGGGACTGTTGCGGATACAGACACGACTAACAGCAGCAGTCAGGTCCAAGAATCCCCAGGAGAGACCCCAAGCTACAACTGCCGTTCTtttcttgctctgtagtccaaactagcctggaactcagcagCTCATATCCCCTTCCTTTACCCAGTTTACACGTGTCACAACTGCCCANCCCTTCCAACNGGTCACCAATGCTCTGCTTGCCACCCTGGTCCAACTTATACCTGCAAAGGCCATACAGACGTTATCGTCCAAGGCGCAGATTTTTCGTACTGTTCTTTCATCCTGTAGCttggccactgattttttttccacaccaAGAACAACAATGTCCTTTCCTCGAACACCAACCTTAAATGAAAATACATGTCACTTTTAAGAATCGTATGAGGACGGCTATTATTTTCTGACACAGCAGAACGGCGTGGGGTCAGGCACATACAGAAGGCTTGGTGCAGNAGCCCTGCAGAAAAGTAAGCCCACCCATATCTGGTCTACCGCTTGACAAACTACCACAATGAGGATCCAGATCCGCTCCTGAGGANCCGGACAAGTTATCAGGACCTGAATGCCAAGTTCATGCCCTCAAAGCACTGAGGCGATACTGTATCACTGAGACCCTGAGTAGAAGCCTGAGGTGACTAAACCCCAGGCCACAATCCTGCCTGTTcacactgcatgcacatagtacTGGCAGGACCTGGTGTGCTACAAAGTGAACCACAATCCACTGTTTaagacacccccccaccccgcccatGTAGAAGGGAGGACGTGGCCCCTATATAGACAGGGGAAAATGGGCCGTGGATGTGGAATGGCGTTTGCCCAGcaccaaaatcaaaatcaaaccaaaaaaatttTGTAGGCTATTTGGTCATACTGCTGATGGTGttgtttattaaaaaacaaaacatctttttagCTGTGGTTCAGCCTCAGCTCACACCTTTTTAGCCCAAgggctttctgcttgaatattgtaaacaNNNNNNNNNNNNNNNNNNNNNNNNNNNNNNNNNNNNNNNNNNNNNNNNNNNNNNNNNNNNNNNNNNNNNNNNNNNNNNNNNNNNNNNNNNNNNNNNNNNNNNNNNNNNNNNNNNNNNNNNNNNNNNNNNNNNNNNNNNNNNNNNNNNNNNNNNNNNNNNNNNNNNNNNNNNNNNNNNNNNNNNNNNNNNNNNNNNNNNNNNNNNNNNNNNNNNNNNNNNNNNNNNNNNNNNNNNNNNNNNNNNNNNNNNNNNNNNNNNNNNNNNNNNNNNNNNNNNNNNNNNNNNNNNNNNNNNNNNNNNNNNNNNNNNNNNNNNNNNNNNNNNNNNNNNNNNNNNNNNNNNNNNNNNNNNNNNNNNNNNNNNNNNNNNNNNNNNNNNNNNNNNNNNNNNNNNNNNNNNNNNNNNNNNNNNNNNNNNNNNNNNNNNNNNNNNNNNNNNNNNNNNNNNNNNNNNNNNNNNNNNNNNNNNNNNNNNNNNNNNNNNNNNNNNNNNNNNNNNNNNNNNNNNNNNNNNNNNNNNNNNNNNNNNNNNNNNNNNNNNNNNNNNNNNNNNNNNNNNNNNNNNNNNNNNNNNNNNNNNNNNNNNNNNNNNNNNNNNNNNNNNNNNNNNNNNNNNNNNNNNNNNNNNNNNNNNNNNNNNNNNNNNNNNNNNNNNNNNNNNNNNNNNNNNNNNNNNNNNNNNNNNNNNNNNNNNNNNNNNNNNNNNNNNNNNNNNNNNNNNNNNNNNNNNNNNNNNNNNNNNNNNNNNNNNNNNNNNNNNNNNNNNNNNNNNNNNNNNNNNNNNNNNNNNNNNNNNNNNNNNNNNNNNNNNNNNNNNNNNNNNNNNNNNNNNNNNNNNNNNNNNNNNNNNNNNNNNNNNNNNNNNNNNNNNNNNNNNNNNNNNNNNNNNNNNNNNNNNNNNNNNNNNNNNNNNNNNNNNNNNNNNNNNNNNNNNNNNNNNNNNNNNNNNNNNNNNNNNNNNNNNNNNNNNNNNNNNNNNNNNNNNNNNNNNNNNNNNNNNNNNNNNNNNNNNNNNNNNNNNNNNNNNNNNNNNNNNNNNNNNNNNNNNNNNTTCTGCTACACTTACTGATCAGCAAGCCCAgtgtatcctcctgcctctgcctcccagactgggattccaggcatgtcACCGGGTGCAGTGCAGGGCACCGGCctcacaggtttttgttttgttttgaaagacagTTTCTCACTAGCCATATCTCTTGGGtttggagtgatggctcagcggctgctcttccacaggaccccaggttcaattcccagcacccatatggcaactctagctccagggaatctgacactctcacacagatatatacatatagacaaaatgccaaatgcacataaaaataacaaattaataatgcacacacacaaccacaaagTCTTTATAGTTTTAGAAGTCTTTAGGGTCTTTAGTTTtagaagcccaggctggctttgtacTTGTGAGATTTTTCGAGCCTCAACCTTCTAAATGCCAGGATTATAGAGAGGCCTGCACTTCCAAGCCCTGTCATTCCAGAGTTCTTGGGTGGATTGGGTCACCAAAAGCTTTGGGGCTTTAGTTTCAAGGAGATAAAATACCTGGGAAATGCAAGCGTTTCAAGACTCGGAACCACGTGTGTTCCGGAAGATCCGGTGACtcgggaaaaacaaaaaccaaaactaaaactgTCTCACTGCTGGCGCTTACAGGTGTGGGGAGTCCTTTTCCAAATAGTGCTAAGGCCTAAACAAAACTGGGGCGCGGTGAGAGGGGCCCACCGGAACCAGAACACGGCGTCGGTGGCGCATGCGGACCCGGAAGCAGCCTGTCACCATCGCAGGGCGGACGAATCGCCCTTTGTTCACAACGCCCACCTGGGCCTAGCTCGCAGATCCCCAAGTCCCCGCCGGCGCCGGCTACAGCCAGCCTCCCGCCGCCCGCGCGCACCTGCGGCCTCCGCCGTCCGCGCCGCGCGCACAGCACCAAGATGGCCCCGGCCCAGCCCCGGGGATACGCTCGCCTAGATGCTCCGCAGTGGGGAAGCCAGGCAAAATCGCCCGGCTCTCCGGGAAGCGCGGCGCGGCCCCCGCGACCTGGTGCCCTTCCTACGTCGTCAACATTCAGCTCCCGTCACCTCCTGGGCCACCCGCCGCCAACAGATAGCGCGGCCCCCGCGCCCAGGTCTGCGTGCCCCGCTTCCTTTTGCACCCCGTCGCGCAGGCCCCGGGCCGGCTCACCGCGGTGGAGCCCTTTTTGACCGCCTCCTGCGCGTACTCCACTTGGAAGAGGTGGCCGTCGGGCGAGAAGACGGTGATGGCGCGGTCGTAGCTCATCACTGCGGACGCGCTAGCTCGGGCCGCCGCCGCTCAAAAGCGCACACTCACCGTCNGCGCCCCGCCCTCCCGGGCCACGCTGCTGGCGTCTGGCGTCAGGGGGACGTGCGGCacggcggggcggggcagggcgggcGGAACCACCGAAGCTCAGCACAGGGGGCGGTGTAGCGGCTACCGGCTGGACGAAGAGCGCAGGCCGGGTGCAGGGGGCCTCCGAGCGGTATCCTGTCCCGGGAGGCAGTCGCGTAAGGCGTGGGGACGCGGGGGACTCGAGCGCGCATTGGCGACAGGCAGGCGGGCGAGCCCACGGCACCGCGCCCCCCGTGTCCCCGCCCCCGCGCTGCGGAGAATGGGCACCTCGGGCCGCGGGGCGCAGCCGGAGAATAAACCCCAATGATCANGGGCTGAGTCCGCGCCACCACCATGTCCGTGGCCTTCGCGTCGGCGCGGCcgagaggcaaaggggaggtcACTCAGCAGACCATCCAGAAGGTGGGCATGGCCGAGAGGGTACAGAGTGCGGGTGGGCGCGGGGCACGAACAAAGCCGGGACACAGCCCGCCGCACGGACCCCTGACGGCGGCTCCGCGCGCCCCCAGGAAAGCCTGCGCCAACTTTGCTGGAGGCACTGGCAGCGGGGGCCAGGCGGCCGCAGGGGGTGGGGACCCCGGAGCGCGTTGCGCGTTGTTCTCCCAGAGCGCCCCAGGCAGCAGACGCGACAGAGCGAGACGCCGGGGCCCGCGGCCCCTCCAGCCGGGGCGGGGGCTTGTCGCGCTCTGCTGACAGCCCTGGTAGCGACGGTCGCGCGCCTTTGCGCGCTGCTTGGCGAGTGGAGAAGGGGGCGCAGGCAGCGCGCCGCTGCGGCGAGCTGGCCGCTCTTGTGAGGTACTGCGGTGCCCTGCACAAAGGAACGCATCCAAAGTGTGNNNNNNNNNNNNNNNNNNNNNNNNNNNNNNNNNNNNNNNNNNNNNNNNNNNNNNNNNNNNNNNNNNNNNNNNNNNNNNNNNNNNNNNNNNNNNNNNNNNNNNNNNNNNNNNNNNNNNNNNNNNNNNNNNNNNNNNNNNNNNNNNNNNNNNNNNNNNNNNNNNNNNNNNNNNNNNNNNNNNNNNNNNNNNNNNNNNNNNNNNNNNNNNNNNNNNNNNNNNNNNNNNNNNNNNNNNNNNNNNNNNNNNNNNNNNNNNNNNNNNNNNNNNNNNNNNNNNNNNNNNNNNNNNNNNNNNNNNNNNNNNNNNNNNNNNNNNNNNNNNNNNNNNNNNNNNNNNNNNNNNNNNNNNNNNNNNNNNNNNNNNNNNNNNNNNNNNNNNNNNNNNNNNNNNNNNNNNNNNNNNNNNNNNNNNNNNNNNNNNNNNNNNNNNNNNNNNNNNNNNNNNNNNNNNNNNNNNNNNNNNNNNNNNNNNNNNNNNNNNNNNNNNNNNNNNNNNNNNNNNNNNNNNNNNNNNNNNNNNNNNNNNNNNNNNNNNNNNNNNNNNNNNNNNNNNNNNNNNNNNNNNNNNNNNNNNNNNNNNNNNNNNNNNNNNNNNNNNNNNNNNNNNNNNNNNNNNNNNNNNNNNNNNNNNNNNNNNNNNNNNNNNNNNNNNNNNNNNNNNNNNNNNNNNNNNNNNNNNNNNNNNNNNNNNNNNNNNNNNNNNNNNNNNNNNNNNNNNNNNNNNNNNNNNNNNNNNNNNNNNNNNNNNNNNNNNNNNNNNNNNNNNNNNNNNNNNNNNNNNNNNNNNNNNNNNNNNNNNNNNNNNNNNNNNNNNNNNNNNNNNNNNNNNNNNNNNNNNNNNNNNNNNNNNNNNNNNNNNNNNNNNNNNNNNNNNNNNNNNNNNNNNNNNNNNNNNNNNNNNNNNNNNNNNNNNNNNNNNNNNNNNNNNNNNNNNNNNNNNNNNNNNNNNNNNNNNNNNNNNNNNNNNNNNNNNNNNNNNNNNNNNNNNNNNNNNNNNNNNNNNNNNNNNNNNNNNNNNNNNNNNNNNNNNNNNNNNNNNNNNNNNNNNNNNNNNNNNNNNNNNNNNNNNNNNNNNNNNNNNNNNNNNNNNNNNNNNNNNNNNNNNNNNNNNNNNNNNNNNNNNNNNNNNNNNNNNNNNNNNNNNNNNNNNNNNNNNNNNNNNNNNNNNNNNNNNNNNNNNNNNNNNNNNNNNNNNNNNNNNNNNNNNNNNNNNNNNNNNNNNNNNNNNNNNNNNNNNNNNNNNNNNNNNNNNNNNNNNNNNNNNNNNNNNNNNNNNNNNNNNNNNNNNNNNNNNNNNNNNNNNNNNNNNNNNNNNNNNNNNNNNNNNNNNNNNNNNNNNNNNNNNNNNNNNNNNNNNNNNNNNNNNNNNNNNNNNNNNNNNNNNNNNNNNNNNNNNNNNNNNNNNNNNNNNNNNNNNNNNNNNNNNNNNNNNNNNNNNNNNNNNNNNNNNNNNNNNNNNNNNNNNNNNNNNNNNNNNNNNNNNNNNNNNNNNNNNNNNNNNNNNNNNNNNNNNNNNNNNNNNNNNNNNNNNNNNNNNNNNNNNNNNNNNNNNNNNNNNNNNNNNNNNNNNNNNNNNNNNNNNNNNNNNNNNNNNNNNNNNNNNNNNNNNNNNNNNNNNNNNNNNNNNNNNNNNNNNNNNNNNNNNNNNNNNNNNNNNNNNNNNNNNNNNNNNNNNNNNNNNNNNNNNNNNNNNNNNNNNNNNNNNNNNNNNNNNNNNNNNNNNNNNNNNNNNNNNNNNNNNNNNNNNNNNNNNNNNNNNNNNNNNNNNNNNNNNNNNNNNNNNNNNNNNNNNNNNNNNNNNNNNNNNNNNNNNNNNNNNNNNNNNNNNNNNNNNNNNNNNNNNNNNNNNNNNNNNNNNNNNNNNNNNNNNNNNNNNNNNNNNNNNNNNNNNNNNNNNNNNNNNNNNNNNNNNNNNNNNNNNNNNNNNNNNNNNNNNNNNNNNNNNNNNNNNNNNNNNNNNNNNNNNNNNNNNNNNNNNNNNNNNNNNNNNNNNNNNNNNNNNNNNNNNNNNNNNNNNNNNNNNNNNNNNNNNNNNNNNNNNNNNNNNNNNNNNNNNNNNNNNNNNNNNNNNNNNNNNNNNNNNNNNNNNNNNNNNNNNNNNNNNNNNNNNNNNNNNNNNNNNNNNNNNNNNNNNNNNNNNNNNNNNNNNNNNNNNNNNNNNNNNNNNNNNNNNNNNNNNNNNNNNNNNNNNNNNNNNNNNNNNNNNNNNNNNNNNNNNNNNNNNNNNNNNNNNNNNNNNNNNNNNNNNNNNNNNNNNNNNNNNNNNNNNNNNNNNNNNNNNNNNNNNNNNNNNNNNNNNNNNNNNNNNNNNNNNNNNNNNNNNNNNNNNNNNNNNNNNNNNNNNNNNNNNNNNNNNNNNNNNNNNNNNNNNNNNNNNNNNNNNNNNNNNNNNNNNNNNNNNNNNNNNNNNNNNNNNNNNNNNNNNNNNNNNNNNNNNNNNNNNNNNNNNNNNNNNNNNNNNNNNNNNNNNNNNNNNNNNNNNNNNNNNNNNNNNNNNNNNNNNNNNNNNNNNNNNNNNNNNNNNNNNNNNNNNNNNNNNNNNNNNNNNNNNNNNNNNNNNNNNNNNNNNNNNNNNNNNNNNNNNNNNNNNNNNNNNNNNNNNNNNNNNNNNNNNNNNNNNNNNNNNNNNNNNNNNNNNNNNNNNNNNNNNNNNNNNNNNNNNNNNNNNNNNNNNNNNNNNNNNNNNNNNNNNNNNNNNNNNNNNNNNNNNNNNNNNNNNNNNNNNNNNNNNNNNNNNNNNNNNNNNNNNNNNNNNNNNNNNNNNNNNNNNNNNNNNNNNNNNNNNNNNNNNNNNNNNNNNNNNNNNNNNNNNNNNNNNNNNNNNNNNNNNNNNNNNNNNNNNNNNNNNNNNNNNNNNNNNNNNNNNNNNNNNNNNNNNNNNNNNNNNNNNNNNNNNNNNNNNNNNNNNNNNNNNNNNNNNNNNNNNNNNNNNNNNNNNNNNNNNNNNNNNNNNNNNNNNNNNNNNNNNNNNNNNNNNNNNNNNNNNNNNNNNNNNNNNNNNNNNNNNNNNNNNNNNNNNNNNNNNNNNNNNTCCCAAGAAGACATCTCTGGCCAAAGGCCAGATCTGTTCCCCAGTCTCAAGGGGAGAGTCACTTGGAGCAGGATTCAGTGTCCGCCACCTCCCTACACCCCATCTTTTGTGTGCCTTGGGAAAGAACACCTATCCCGTTTGGTATGTGGTGTTCTGCCTTAGGCATGTTCCTAGATTACTGGACCAGCGGGCTTGACTACCACTATCTCTGTGCTTGGAGCCCAGGGCCATTTCCAGAAAGTCCCCAAGCTACAGGTGAGGAACNCACTGTGTCCAGCAGGTGCNGTGAGGGCTAGATATGAGCACCAGNAAACGGCNCGGAACTAAAGCTGGAGGAAAGCAGCNAAGCTTCAGAGCCTAGTTCATGGAGTATGTGCGGGagagaaaggcctgaaggagtgaggggtgggggactgtgggatgctgtgtagaacaggctaTGGGCAGGATCCATTTGTGCTACCTTTCAGATTGTGTCTAGTTGTAAGCATGTACACATGGGGGTCCTCtggtgtagaggaattttaattcagcggCCTGGCTGCTCTGGTCTGTATGAACTGGCTGGAGTGCAGACACTCTCTTAGTCCACAACTTCACTCCCTAACAATGAAGGGAAGGTTAgcttatagaaggaagcagccatgcttGAAAGCTGTGtttaattgagaggcagacaaagtgacaaatgagagaaagatttgacagaatgagtcaggcATGGGATACAtccaagtcacacacacacacacacacacacacaaaacaacacagcAAAGAGAGGCAACTTAAAAGTAAtgagagaggaggctggagagatggctcagaggttaagagcattgactgctcttccagagatcctgagtttaaattccagcaaccacatggtggctcacaaccatctgtaatgggatctgatgccctcttttNNNNNNNNNNNNNNNNNNNNNNNNNNNNNNNNNNNNNNNNNNNNNNNNNNNNNNNNNNNNNNNNNNNNNNNNNNNNNNNNNNNNNNNNNNNNNNNNNNNNNNNNNNNNNNNNNNNNNNNNNNNNNNNNNNNNNNNNNNNNNNNNNNNNNNNNNNNNNNNNNNNNNNNNNNNNNNNNNNNNNNNNNNNNNNNNNNNNNNNNNNNNNNNNNNNNNNNNNNNNNNNNNNNNNNNNNNNNNNNNNNNNNNNNNNNNNNNNNNNNNNNNNNNNNNNNNNNNNNNNNNNNNNNNNNNNNNNNNNNNNNNNNNNNNNNNNNNNNNNNNNNNNNNNNNNNNNNNNNNNNNNNNNNNNNNNNNNNNNNNNNNNNNNNNNNNNNNNNNNNNNNNNNNNNNNNNNNNNNNNNNNNNNNNNNNNNNNNNNNNNNNNNNNNNNNNNNNNNNNNNNNNNNNNNNNNNNNNNNNNNNNNNNNNNNNNNNNNNNNNNNNNNNNNNNNNNNNNNNNNNNNNNNNNNNNNNNNNNNNNNNNNNNNNNNNNNNNNNNNNNNNNNNNNNNNNNNNNNNNNNNNNNNNNNNNNNNNNNNNNNNNNNNNNNNNNNNNNNNNNNNNNNNNNNNNNNNNNNNNNNNNNNNNNNNNNNNNNNNNNNNNNNNNNNNNNNNNNNNNNNNNNNNNNNNNNNNNNNNNNNNNNN
It encodes the following:
- the Psma7 gene encoding proteasome subunit alpha type-7 — its product is MSYDRAITVFSPDGHLFQVEYAQEAVKKGSTAVGVRGKDIVVLGVEKKSVAKLQDERTVRKICALDDNVCMAFAGLTADARIVINRARVECQSHRLTVEDPVTVEYITRYIASLKQRYTQSNGRRPFGISALIVGFDFDGTPRLYQTDPSGTYHAWKANAIGRGAKSVREFLEKNYTDDAIETDDLTIKLVIKALLEVVQSGGKNIELAVMRRDQPLKILNPEEIEKYVAEIEKEKEENEKKKQKKAS